In the genome of Candidatus Aegiribacteria sp., the window CAGGGTTGGATGCATTACTTTTTTACATTTAACCGTTTGAATCGAATAATCCGTTAGATTCGTTAAGAAATACGTTGGGATGATTCGAGAGGAGAAATTCTGAATGAGGATTCTTATTGCTTCGTCAGCAACGATACCTGGCTATTCCGGAGGATGGAATACTACTCTTGACCTGCTCGAAGACCGACACGAATCCATGTATGTTATAAACTGTGCCAGGCCGGGAATTCACAAGATGGAGGAAGTGCTGTATCTTGGGTTGGGCATCGGCCGGTCAGATGGGACATCTCGCCTGTTCCCGCTGCGTCTTGTGGGGCTGCTTAGAAGAAAGATTTCCCCGTTAGCTATAAAGTGGGCTTTCAGGAAGTTCAATGCTGATTTTGTTTTGTGCCTGGATGAAGCCATGGGATTCTCTGTTCAGAAAACCGGATTGCCTTACGCCATGCGGTTTCACAGCAGGGTTGAACCCTGGGTTATAGGCGCTCCGCTGGAAAGCTTACTTCAGGAAGCTCTTTTCTCCACTGCCTGCCAGGGGAAAGAAGTTCCGGGAGTAGAAGTTCTTCCCCATAACCAGGATCTGTCGCGCTTCAGCTTTGCTCCCTCTGTGAAACCTGAAAGAGCTTTACTCCTTTCCTGCATAGACGATGAACATGAACCCGACTTTTTTGTGGAAGGAGTATGCCTTTCGAAGGGGATGAAAGGAGATATTATCGGGACAGGACCAGCAAGAAAGCGGATAGAAAATAAGTGTCGCAGTACAAGAGGAAGGGTTAGGGTGCTGGATCCTGTTCCAAGACTGCAGACCGGGAAGTTGTCAGGGAAATATCAGGTGGGTGTAGCGACATTGATTGAGTATGACAGATTCATATACCAGATGAAGGTGAACATGTACCTGGCCTGCGGAATGCACACGATGGTTAAACCCCATACCCATATTGTTAAAGAAGCTCCCGAACTGGTTGATACCTTCTCATCTCCGCGAGAGCTCGCCGACAGACTGGATGAAGTTCAGTACAGATGGAGGGAACTCGAATCAAGACGGATGAGAGGAAGGGAATGGATAATGAAAAACTACTCGGTTGATATTCCCAGAAAGAGATTCGAAGAAATTCTCAGAAAAACATTTCCCGATTACTGATCCACGAAATCGAGTATCTCAATTGATGCGATTCGCCACTCGTTAATGTCATCTGATTGAAGAACAACGATATCCCCCAGTGATTTTCCAAGAATTTCTTTTCCAAGGGGTGCCATATAATTGATCCATCCCTTTTCAGGATCCGCATCAAGAGGGCCAACCAGATCCACCGTTTTAACGGTTTCAGAACCGTCTGTTTTTTGAAGCTGTATTCTGACTCCAGGAGAAACGATTTCAGAGCTGATCTCATCGGGCGGGTACGGCCTGTACTTCTGAAGTTCCTTCGTCCACCTGTTAAGCCTGTCGAGCAGAAGGTCTCTTCTCTCTATCGCTGCTGCATATTCCGCATTTTCGGAGAGATCTCCGTGTGAAGCTGCTTCCCCGATATCTTCGGCGGCTGAGGGAATTTCCACCCGCTTCAATCGAATAGTATCCGCTTCCCTTTGATCGATAGCTTTCCTGCTTGAAAAGAGCGCATCCGTTTCCCAGAAATGCCTTTTTCCCGATTTTCTCATCGCAGAATTTTTTCTGAGAGACAGGCTTCTTCCCAAAAATAGGCAAAGACCTTCGTTCTGTGCGGTAGCGCTGGTATTGAAACTATCAAGGTAGTTATTAAGCATTCGCGTATCAATGGAGGAAAGATAGTCGGCAAGCTTCAATTTTAGAGGACCAATGAGAACATTGATGACTTTCTTCTGCGTATCGGCACTGGAGAATATCAGATTATCAAGGAATAGACCCATCTGGTTCTCTCCCAGACTGTCATCCCACTTCTCCTCATGCGAAGCAAGAAAGCATAGTGACCAGAGAAACCTGTCTGTTTCCGATGGTTTAGATAAATAGTAACCAATACAATCGGAAAGCAGTTCCGGGTCGGATTCCTCCAAAAGGAAAGCAGCGTATTCCCAGAGAGAACGCTGAAGGCCGGACAGCAGTTTGACTTTTTCTCCTTTTTCATTGTTCCCTGAGAAAAAAAGATTCAGGTAAGCCTTTCTGCATGCCTGTGAATGAATTTCCCCTAGGGCCCTCTCTCCTCTTGCCGCAGAGGTTTCAAGATAATCGAACCGGATTTCAGAAAAGTCATTAGAGGAACCTTTATTGGTAAGGATCCAGCATAGCTCGAATAAGGATCCTGTTTCGGGACTGGATAGACTTCGCACGTTATCCAGAAGAGTTGTCAGTTCGTTAGGAAATCTTGTGCAGCATGATTTCAGTAGAGCCTGAACCTGTCTCACTTTTTCTCGTGCAGGGGTTTTTTTCATGCTGATTATGCTTCTTATCTGTTCAAGGAAATCAATGTTTTGATCAAGAAGCACAATACGGTCACCAAGGTTGGCAAAACCGTCAGCACCGTCTGCCATTTTCTTCAGGATTTTCCAGACATCACTCTTCGTGAATTCCGAAGTGTCGAAGAGAATCGGGATATCTTGAATTAGTATCTCTCCGTTATTTCCAGGAGATTCGTTAGCAAATCTTTCAAGAAATTCGGAATGAGATTCTCTGAAAAGCCGGGAGAATTCATCAGCGTTTCTCCATGAAAGAACTGCCAGTGAATCGGGATCAAGACATACTGTTGTCTCAAGAACCACATCCAGCTTCATGTCATGATTCTTAGCCTTCTGAAAATCAATGGTTGCGTGTGTACGGCTTATCCTTGCTATTTGCCCGACACCGAAGGTTTTATGGTACAGGTAACCATTTTTCCTGTACTTCATAAGGGAGTTGAACTTTCGCCACGATGATGAAATGTCAGTGTTTTCATTCTTTAATCCGCTGAGTTTCAGAAAATATTCAAGGGGCTGAAACATCAAGTATTCATCTCTGATTACCTCAATAAGAGCTTTTCGTAGAGGTTCAGATATTCCAAAAAGCGCGGCTGCTTTTAAAAGAAAGGTCGGAAAACCATTTTCTCCGTCGATCTCTTTCTCGGCAATAGTTAATTCGAGGAGCTCAGTGGCCAGGTTATCCTT includes:
- a CDS encoding GreA/GreB family elongation factor → MPKITDMASTGEYDALTDQWIEILNGTVPYDEMTEVLSILVNSGKDNLATELLELTIAEKEIDGENGFPTFLLKAAALFGISEPLRKALIEVIRDEYLMFQPLEYFLKLSGLKNENTDISSSWRKFNSLMKYRKNGYLYHKTFGVGQIARISRTHATIDFQKAKNHDMKLDVVLETTVCLDPDSLAVLSWRNADEFSRLFRESHSEFLERFANESPGNNGEILIQDIPILFDTSEFTKSDVWKILKKMADGADGFANLGDRIVLLDQNIDFLEQIRSIISMKKTPAREKVRQVQALLKSCCTRFPNELTTLLDNVRSLSSPETGSLFELCWILTNKGSSNDFSEIRFDYLETSAARGERALGEIHSQACRKAYLNLFFSGNNEKGEKVKLLSGLQRSLWEYAAFLLEESDPELLSDCIGYYLSKPSETDRFLWSLCFLASHEEKWDDSLGENQMGLFLDNLIFSSADTQKKVINVLIGPLKLKLADYLSSIDTRMLNNYLDSFNTSATAQNEGLCLFLGRSLSLRKNSAMRKSGKRHFWETDALFSSRKAIDQREADTIRLKRVEIPSAAEDIGEAASHGDLSENAEYAAAIERRDLLLDRLNRWTKELQKYRPYPPDEISSEIVSPGVRIQLQKTDGSETVKTVDLVGPLDADPEKGWINYMAPLGKEILGKSLGDIVVLQSDDINEWRIASIEILDFVDQ